A genomic stretch from Arachis stenosperma cultivar V10309 chromosome 3, arast.V10309.gnm1.PFL2, whole genome shotgun sequence includes:
- the LOC130966381 gene encoding uncharacterized protein LOC130966381 gives MGSRRRGVREGIPNVNYEREQETFMTTMNAVAEAVREAAVAAARAVDRLGVRNGNENEHGEDSGNDENNLGHLERPMTLATFLKVKPPKFKGTLVATDADNWFRAIERSLRAQHVSEGQHVEFATYMLEGEAEYWWQGDEFYKKYFPRAARDAKEMELMQLKQGNTTIAEFARKFDDLCRFSKICQGNPADFEEWECLKFEGGLREDLMSSVVPLEIQNFSELVNKCKLVEECAKKTPGVPQRRNPQAGNAPARPTSGNGGRLRQDNGKRPQQAQVNTTCRQCGKDHGNSPCLFGTFKCYICNEPGHMAKNYPKRFTQNPARTQQQGRVFAMTADDAMQSDDLIQGQCIVKDRFLTVLYDSGALHSFVSLTIAHELGLDFSDLNIDLIVHTPASQNALTSLVCLQVPFAIRNRTFIHDLICLSPSGLEVFLGLDWLSKYHVFFDYFKRTTVIPSNSLCTKPFLSHTLYLNSVRVTLGGSDCEGYVLLAASSNDSELSLERTQMVKEFPDVFLDDIPEFLPQ, from the exons ATGGGTTCACGGAGACGAGGCGTACGGGAAGGAATTCCTAATGTTAACTACGAGAGGGAACAGGAGACATTTATGACTACCATGAACGCTGTGGCTGAGGCAGTGCGTGAGGCTGCAGTAGCAGCGGCTAGGGCTGTTGATCGTCTTGGAGTGAGAAACGGGAATGAGAATGAGCATGGGGAAGATAGTGGAAATGATGAGAATAACTTAGGGCATCTCGAAAGACCTATGACCCTTGCGACCTTTCTGAAAGTTAAACCGCCTAAGTTTAAAGGTACACTTGTTGCGACTGATGCTGACAATTGGTTCCGAGCTATTGAACGATCACTGCGAGCACAGCATGTTTCGGAAGGCCAACACGTGGAGTTTGCTACTTATATGCTGGAAGGAGAGGCTGAGTATTGGTGGCAGGGG GACGAATTTTATAAGAAGTATTTTCCGAGGGCAGCTCGTGATGCTAAGGAGATGGAACTTATGCAGCTGAAACAGGGTAATACAACTATTGCTGAATTTGCCCGTAAATTTGATGACTTGTGCCGTTTCTCCAAAATATGCCAAGGGAATCCTGCTGACTTTGAAGAATGGGAGTGCTTGAAGTTCGAAGGGGGCCTTCGTGAGGATCTGATGAGTTCAGTAGTTCCATTGGAGATACAAAATTTTTCTGAGCTAGTTAATAAGTGTAAGTTAGTGGAAGAATGTGCTAAGAAG ACCCCTGGTGTGCCACAACGAAGGAACCCACAAGCTGGTAACGCTCCTGCTCGCCCTACGAGTGGAAACGGAGGTAGACTAAGGCAGGATAATGGTAAACGACCCCAGCAGGCACAGGTGAATACTACATGTAGGCAGTGTGGGAAGGATCATGGTAATAGCCCCTGTTTGTTTGGAACATTCAAGTGTTATATTTGTAACGAACCAGGGCATATGGCTAAGAACTACCCAAAAAGGTTTACCCAGAATCCAGCGCGAACCCAGCAACAAGGTCGAGTGTTTGCTATGACTGCTGATGATGCTATGCAATCAGACGACCTGATCCAAGGTCAGTGTATTGTCAAAGATCGATTTCTAACTGTACTGTATGACTCGGGTGCATTGCATTCATTTGTTTCTTTAACTATTGCTCATGAGTTGGGACTAGATTTCTCTGATTTAAACATTGATCTAATTGTCCATACACCTGCGTCCCAAAATGCTTTGACCAGTTTAGTGTGCCTGCAAGTACCATTCGCTATTAGGAACAGGACTTTTATACACGATCTAATCTGCTTATCTCCATCTGGCTTAGAAGTTTTTTTAGGATTAGATTGGTTATCTAAGTATCATGTTttctttgattattttaaaagaactACTGTTATTCCATCTAATAGTCTATGTACTAAACCATTTTTGTCCCACACCTTATATCTGAATTCTGTAAGAGTTACCTTAGGTGGGAGTGATTGTGAGGGGTACGTTCTGTTAGCGGCTAGCTCGAATGATAGTGAATTGAGCTTAGAACGGACCCAAATGGTGAAAGAATTTCCTGATGTTTTCTTGGACGACATACCTGAGTTTCTTCCTCAGTAA